From the genome of Ictalurus furcatus strain D&B chromosome 4, Billie_1.0, whole genome shotgun sequence, one region includes:
- the slc17a8 gene encoding vesicular glutamate transporter 3, which yields MPFGGLTGLKEKVLKPGKEEMKYAVGDSMGNLQRKIDGTNVDEDAPIELTEDGRPVSASHRSPPLLDCGCFGLPKRYIIAILSGLGFCISFGIRCNLGVAIVEMVNNNTVYINGTAVMQPAQFNWDPETVGLIHGSFFWGYIVTQIPGGFISNKLAANRVFGAAIFLTSILNMFIPSAARVHYGCVLFVRILQGLVEGVTYPACHGMWSKWAPPLERSRLATTSFCGSYAGAVIAMPLAGVLVQYVGWPSVFYIYGVFGIIWYTFWLLLAYESPAVHPTISEEERTYIETTIGEGVNLMSATEKFKTPWRRFFTSMPVYAIIVANFCRSWTFYLLLISQPAYFEEVFGFPISKVGILSAVPHMVMTIIVPIGGQLADFLRSHKILSTTTVRKIMNCGGFGMEATLLLVVGFSHTRGVAISFLVLAVGFSGFAISGFNVNHLDIAPRYASILMGISNGVGTLSGMVCPLIVGALTKHKTRREWQNVFVIASMVHYCGVIFYAIFASGEKQDWADPESTSEEKCGIIGEDELAQEMEPNSDSSLTTSKKMSYGTTETSAGRKKGWKKKRGVTTQEEDERGPSHYENGDFQENYQ from the exons ATGCCGTTCGGAGGACTTACGGGACTGAAGGAGAAGGTGCTGAAGCCGGGGAAGGAGGAGATGAAGTATGCAGTGGGCGACTCTATGGGGAACCTGCAAAG GAAGATTGATGGCACCAATGTGGATGAGGATGCGCCAATAGAGCTAACGGAAGATGGTAGGCCTGTGTCAGCTTCTCACCGCAGCCCACCGCTGCTCGACTGTGGCTGCTTCGGCCTGCCCAAGCGTTACATCATCGCCATTCTCAGTGGCCTGGGTTTCTGTATCTCATTTGGTATCCGCTGCAATCTGGGTGTGGCCATTGTGGAAATGGTCAACAACAACACGGTGTACATCAACGGAACTGCTGTGATGCAG CCTGCCCAGTTTAACTGGGACCCTGAGACAGTAGGGTTGATACATGGCTCATTTTTCTGGGGTTACATTGTTACTCAAATCCCTGGAGGCTTCATTTCCAACAAGCTAGCAGCAAACAG GGTGTTTGGAGCTGCCATTTTCTTGACCTCAATTCTAAATATGTTCATCCCGTCAGCAGCGAGGGTCCACTATGGCTGTGTCTTGTTCGTACGAATCTTGCAGGGACTGGTGGAG gGAGTCACCTATCCAGCTTGCCATGGAATGTGGAGTAAATGGGCTCCTCCACTAGAAAGAAGTCGCCTGGCGACCACATCTTTTTGTG GCTCATATGCAGGTGCTGTGATTGCCATGCCTCTGGCAGGAGTGCTAGTTCAATATGTGGGCTGGCCCTCAGTTTTCTACATCTATG GAGTTTTTGGAATCATATGGTATACTTTCTGGCTACTGCTTGCCTATGAAAGCCCAGCTGTGCATCCTACTATTAGTGAAGAAGAAAGAACATACATTGAGACCACGATTGGAGAAGGGGTCAACTTAATGAGTGCTACTGAG AAATTCAAGACTCCATGGCGACGGTTCTTCACCTCTATGCCAGTCTACGCCATTATCGTGGCCAACTTTTGCCGCAGTTGGACCTTTTATCTCCTGCTTATTAGCCAGCCAGCTTATTTTGAGGAGGTTTTTGGTTTCCCCATCAGCAAG GTGGGCATTTTGTCAGCTGTGCCCCACATGGTGATGACCATCATTGTGCCGATTGGAGGGCAGCTCGCAGACTTCTTGAGGAGCCATAAAATCCTGTCCACCACAACTGTGCGCAAGATCATGAACTGTGGAG GGTTTGGGATGGAAGCCACATTGCTGCTGGTGGTGGGATTCTCACATACACGGGGAGTAGCCATCTCATTTCTTGTCCTAGCAGTTGGCTTCAGCGGCTTTGCCATATCAG GTTTCAACGTGAATCACCTTGATATTGCGCCCCGTTATGCCAGTATCCTGATGGGAATCTCCAACGGCGTAGGCACACTGTCTGGTATGGTGTGTCCTCTCATCGTTGGAGCACTGACCAAACACAAA ACCCGTCGGGAATGGCAGAATGTGTTCGTGATTGCTTCCATGGTCCATTATTGTGGTGTGATTTTTTATGCCATCTTTGCGTCTGGTGAAAAACAAGACTGGGCTGACCCTGAAAGCACTAGTGAAGAGAAGTGTGGCATCATTGGAGAAGACGAACTTGCTCAGGAGATGGAGCCCAACTCTGACAGCTCCCTCACCACCAGCAAGAAAATGTCTTACGGGACTACAGAGACCTCAGCTGGCCGCAAAAAGggctggaaaaagaaaagaggcgTGACCacgcaggaggaagatgaaagAGGACCATCACATTATGAGAATGGGGACTTTCAGGAGAATTATCAATGA